The Halomicrobium salinisoli genome contains a region encoding:
- a CDS encoding BBE domain-containing protein — protein sequence MVRRVYGDSYDRLAAIKRQYDSENPFQLNVNADPDDA from the coding sequence CTGGTCCGGCGGGTCTACGGCGACTCCTACGACCGACTCGCGGCAATCAAACGCCAGTACGATTCGGAGAACCCGTTCCAGTTGAACGTGAACGCCGACCCGGACGACGCGTAG